The following proteins come from a genomic window of Salvia hispanica cultivar TCC Black 2014 chromosome 4, UniMelb_Shisp_WGS_1.0, whole genome shotgun sequence:
- the LOC125218136 gene encoding uncharacterized protein LOC125218136 produces the protein MMMRNLCPNSDKEGGLDTVLEVPIPEEMFEKMGGSTADVRWQNMRDLMRAHYQSAADKWAAIANPLLSDTDHFMLLLKLVSSAFIPFRVQLDHALTTPIKDGSIESCTAKYIVQQYLAAAGGVTALNGVSSMYAVGQVKMVVAASDTDKAMENARLNSEAGGFVIWQMNPELWYLELVVARHKISAGSDGKINWNHSNAPNCNISRGPPRPLRRFFQGLDPRSTANLFSNTVCIGEKIINDEDCFILKLETSSDVLKAQSTPHTELVHHTIWGYFSQRSGLLIQFEDTKLIRMKPAAPSASAAGDDCVFYETSLQSFLEDYRHVDGINIAHSGKTTASIYRYGKTHKKRWKLEETWSIEEIDFNISGLSVDYFLPPADDDDHHKDSDEHNCENGISC, from the exons ATGATGATGAGGAATCTGTGTCCAAATTCGGACAAGGAAGGGGGCCTAGACACGGTGCTGGAGGTCCCGATCCCGGAGGAGATGTTCGAGAAGATGGGCGGGAGCACGGCCGACGTCCGGTGGCAGAACATGCGGGATCTCATGCGGGCCCACTACCAGTCTGCGGCCGATAAGTGGGCCGCCATCGCCAACCCTCTTCTCTCCGACACCGACCACTTCATGCTCCTCCTCAAGCTTGTCTCGTCCGCCTTCATCCCCTTCCGCGTCCAGCTCGATCATGCTCTCACCACCCCCATCAAAGATGGCTCCATT GAATCTTGCACTGCGAAGTACATAGTGCAGCAATATCTAGCGGCGGCGGGAGGGGTGACGGCGCTCAACGGCGTGAGCAGCATGTACGCGGTGGGGCAGGTGAAGATGGTGGTAGCGGCGTCGGACACCGACAAGGCTATGGAGAATGCTAGATTGAATAGTGAGGCGGGTGGGTTCGTGATATGGCAGATGAATCCAGAGTTATGGTACCTCGAGCTTGTCGTTGCCCGCCACAAGATCAGTGCCGGGAGCGACGGAAAAATTAACTGGAATCACTCTAATGCCCCCAATTGCAACATCAGTCGAGGCCCTCCTCGACCCCTCCGAAGATTTTTCCAG GGTTTAGACCCGAGATCTACTGCGAACCTCTTCTCGAACACGGTGTGCATCGGGGAGAAGATCATCAACGACGAGGACTGCTTCATCCTCAAACTCGAGACGAGCTCCGACGTGCTCAAGGCACAGAGCACCCCGCACACGGAGCTCGTCCACCACACCATATGGGGCTACTTCAGCCAGAGGTCCGGCCTCCTCATCCAGTTCGAGGACACGAAGCTCATCCGGATGAAGCCCGCCGCGCCCTCAGCCTCTGCCGCGGGCGACGACTGCGTCTTCTACGAGACCAGCCTCCAGTCCTTCCTCGAAGACTACCGCCATGTCGACGGCATCAACATCGCCCACTCCGGGAAGACCACCGCCTCCATCTACAGATATGGGAAGACTCACAAGAAGAGGTGGAAGTTGGAGGAGACTTGGAGTATTGAAGAGATTGATTTCAACATCTCTGGTTTGTCTGTTGATTATTTCTTGCCACCAgctgatgatgatgatcatCACAAGGACAGTGATGAACATAATTGTGAAAATGGCATATCATGCTag
- the LOC125218164 gene encoding transcription repressor OFP8-like, with amino-acid sequence MATSKTLKLHFSLQLCRPKNPFSMIKVPNPPHTPPYILSPLNSKTFDISFPATPIPPPTSSDDDELDWWVPSSRNDKTKKHRNTKQHEPKSLSSQSGHEEERGKLHKPPRRRFKRYGSKEWKEGEECSERKPMLERPAEQCMVSDHGRSFMVVVKKSVDPYEDFKKSMSEMMVAEKILEPREMEQLLMSFLSLNSRMHHKVIIQAFTQIFKEML; translated from the coding sequence ATGGCCACATCCAAAACTCTTAAACTCCACTTCTCTCTCCAACTCTGTCGCCCCAAAAACCCTTTCTCAATGATCAAAGTCCCCAATCCCCCTCACACACCTCCATACATCCTCTCCCCTCTCAACTCCAAAACATTCGACATCTCCTTCCCCGCCACTCCCATCCCTCCACCGACCAGCTCCGATGATGACGAGCTGGACTGGTGGGTTCCATCTTCAAGAAACGACAAGACGAAGAAACACAGAAACACTAAGCAACACGAGCCAAAATCTCTCTCTTCTCAGAGTGGCCACGAGGAGGAGCGGGGGAAGCTGCATAAGCCACCACGAAGAAGATTCAAGCGTTACGGGTCGAAAGAGTGGAAGGAGGGAGAGGAGTGTAGTGAGAGGAAGCCGATGTTGGAGAGGCCAGCGGAGCAATGCATGGTGTCGGATCATGGGCGGAGCTTCATGGTGGTGGTGAAGAAGTCGGTGGATCCGTACGAGGATTTCAAGAAATCAATGTCGGAGATGATGGTGGCGGAGAAGATCCTTGAGCCAAGAGAGATGGAGCAGCTGTTGATGAGCTTCCTCTCACTCAACTCAAGAATGCATCACAAAGTTATCATACAGGCTTTCACACAGATTTTCAAGGAAATGCTCTAA
- the LOC125219965 gene encoding uncharacterized protein LOC125219965 isoform X1: MELSSCNVKHFIQTIRGGLVIKVCNTNSNGRPVTRTKTLKDVYDIEDAKRLQKPPSGFLFGKKQVIHRSSCFTVAARTVHKIKSEPSDSDPSADGDSESDCDVGDAMTLSQLKNRLSTKRKKFVSTDEKAVEDESDLNEPLINLKSKHSKASRAKRRCLNPSAVSSATVKVAIRSEENLVSEASEQADGELAPLIHVKVGVQDAEQIGSHNGMPLAPSTGHNEVVNPAQMTVLPEHDREPLSYVHRYEECLTNEMCYDHLEDVEPISILTPQDEGNIRLETKESECKEPLGSALEEITKPKENPDSCIVSCHSSSSLIVEDMPDECGSSCRVLDMAIDGCSTPPWGSNTVLFDSKAEAHILFELSNSQSSPGKNFGSSPGSITTSSTRHDPISMKDTITDVEKLSTSASDTTMRDDFNSEGQSEDESLNPLDKQKSEFPLTCTENECSLDYRTCDDAETILKPEQHQLPQRLSSSRKALSPSSQERLCLAMNPNSVGIANDADQSIDYKCEEKLFENETGKKSSSLRSEVQDDEKTVNHRLPGQVSQRKFVISPRRISKRSQIAKGNLEGPRFSRALPNLSTGCTSVQGCSESAVAFSQRQMQDMESVALKLMNELKSMKDIVEQKLLFEAYRNASLKNDADEIKSAIKNAIKAEETAKKWMSMMTRDCNRFSKIMKMMPDITPSSKDSSPKGERKITFADEAGGKLCHVKFFDDSPASPSSSAVEQ, translated from the exons ATGGAGCTGAGTAGTTGCAATGTTAAGCATTTTATCCAAACTATTAGGGGAGGGTTGGTGATAAAAGTTTGTAATACCAATTCCAATGGAAGGCCCGTGACTCGAACCAAGACTTTAAAGGATGTATATGACATTGAAGATGCTAAAAGACTACAGAAGCCTCCTTCAGGTTTTCTGTTTGGTAAGAAACAAGTGATACACAGAAGTTCATGTTTTACAGTGGCTGCTAGGACagtacataaaataaaatctgaaCCTAGTGATAGTGATCCCAGTGCTGATGGGGATTCAGAGTCAGACTGTGATGTGGGTGACGCTATGACATTATCACAGCTCAAGAACCGGTTATCGACAAAGAGAAAGAAGTTTGTTTCCACTGACGAGAAAGCCGTGGAAGATGAATCTGATCTTAATGAGCCGCTTATCAATTTGAAATCAAAGCATTCAAAGGCCTCACGAGCTAAAAGAAGATGCCTGAATCCAAGTGCTGTGTCTTCTGCAACCGTTAAAGTAGCTATCAGATCTGAAGAGAATTTGGTTTCTGAAGCCTCAGAGCAAGCTGATGGTGAATTAGCTCCACTTATTCATGTCAAGGTTGGGGTTCAAGATGCTGAGCAAATAGGAAGCCACAATGGAATGCCTTTGGCTCCATCTACTGGCCATAATGAGGTGGTCAATCCTGCTCAGATGACAGTTCTACCTGAACATGACAGAGAACCACTATCATATGTCCACAGATATGAAGAGTGTCTTACTAATGAGATGTGCTATGATCATTTGGAGGATGTTGAACCTATTTCCATTCTTACCCCTCAGGATGAAGGTAACATCAGATTGGAAACTAAGGAATCTGAATGTAAGGAGCCGCTGGGTTCTGCACTAGAAGAAATTACGAAGCCAAAAGAGAATCCAGATTCATGTATTGTATCTTGTCATTCTAGTAGTTCTTTGATTGTTGAAGATATGCCTGATGAATGTGGTTCTAGCTGCAGGGTTCTTGATATGGCAATTGATGGTTGCAGCACACCTCCTTGGGGATCTAATACGGTCTTATTTGACAGTAAAGCTGAGGCACATATTCTCTTTGAGCTAAGCAACTCTCAGAGTAGCCCTGGCAAGAACTTTGGCTCCAGCCCAGGTTCCATTACCACCTCAAGTACTAGGCATGATCCCATCTCCATGAAAGATACTATTACTGATGTGGAAAAACTTTCAACATCTGCCTCTGATACCACGATGAGGGATGACTTCAATTCTGAAGGTCAATCTGAAGATGAGTCATTGAATCCTCTGGACAAGCAGAAATCAGAATTTCCATTGACTTGTACCGAAAATGAGTGTTCTTTAGATTACAGAACTTGTGATGATGCTGAAACCATTTTAAAACCAGAGCAACACCAACTTCCTCAAAGACTCTCTTCCTCCCGCAAG GCTTTGTCTCCGTCTTCTCAAGAGCGATTGTGTTTGGCGATGAATCCAAATTCTGTTGGAATCGCTAATGATGCAGATCAAAGTA TTGATTATAAATGTGAGGAGAAGCTCTTTGAAAACGAGACTGGAAAGAAGTCTTCATCTCTAAGATCAGAGGTACAGGATGACGAAAAAACTGTGAATCACAGATTGCCTGGACAGGTTAGCCAGCGGAAATTCGTCATATCTCCCAGACGCATCAGCAAGAGATCACAGATAGCCAAAGGCAACCTTGAAGGCCCTCGTTTCTCACGCGCTTTACCTAATCTCAGTACTGGGTGTACCTCTGTTCAAGGATGCTCTGAAAGTGCTGTTGCATTCTCACAGCGACAGATGCAAGACATGGAGTCTGTTGCACTAAAACTGATGAATGAGTTGAAGTCCATGAAGGACATTGTGGAACAAAAATTGCTTTTTGAAGCATACCGCAATGCTTCCTTAAAAAATGATGCAGATGAG ATAAAATCAGCCATAAAGAATGCTATTAAAGCTGAAGAAACGGCTAAAAAGTGGATGTCTATGATGACCAGAGACTGCAACCGGTTCTCTAAAATAATG AAAATGATGCCGGACATCACACCTTCTTCAAAAGATAGTTCCCCAAAGGGGGAGAGGAAGATCACGTTTGCTGATGAAGCTGGTGGGAAGCTATGTCATGTCAAATTTTTTGATGACAGCCCTGCCTCTCCATCTTCTAGTGCTGTGGAACAGTAA
- the LOC125219965 gene encoding uncharacterized protein LOC125219965 isoform X2, with protein MELSSCNVKHFIQTIRGGLVIKVCNTNSNGRPVTRTKTLKDVYDIEDAKRLQKPPSGFLFGKKQVIHRSSCFTVAARTVHKIKSEPSDSDPSADGDSESDCDVGDAMTLSQLKNRLSTKRKKFVSTDEKAVEDESDLNEPLINLKSKHSKASRAKRRCLNPSAVSSATVKVAIRSEENLVSEASEQADGELAPLIHVKVGVQDAEQIGSHNGMPLAPSTGHNEVVNPAQMTVLPEHDREPLSYVHRYEECLTNEMCYDHLEDVEPISILTPQDEGNIRLETKESECKEPLGSALEEITKPKENPDSCIVSCHSSSSLIVEDMPDECGSSCRVLDMAIDGCSTPPWGSNTVLFDSKAEAHILFELSNSQSSPGKNFGSSPGSITTSSTRHDPISMKDTITDVEKLSTSASDTTMRDDFNSEGQSEDESLNPLDKQKSEFPLTCTENECSLDYRTCDDAETILKPEQHQLPQRLSSSRKALSPSSQERLCLAMNPNSVGIANDADQSIDYKCEEKLFENETGKKSSSLRSEVQDDEKTVNHRLPGQVSQRKFVISPRRISKRSQIAKGNLEGPRFSRALPNLSTGCTSVQGCSESAVAFSQRQMQDMESVALKLMNELKSMKDIVEQKLLFEAYRNASLKNDADEVCNI; from the exons ATGGAGCTGAGTAGTTGCAATGTTAAGCATTTTATCCAAACTATTAGGGGAGGGTTGGTGATAAAAGTTTGTAATACCAATTCCAATGGAAGGCCCGTGACTCGAACCAAGACTTTAAAGGATGTATATGACATTGAAGATGCTAAAAGACTACAGAAGCCTCCTTCAGGTTTTCTGTTTGGTAAGAAACAAGTGATACACAGAAGTTCATGTTTTACAGTGGCTGCTAGGACagtacataaaataaaatctgaaCCTAGTGATAGTGATCCCAGTGCTGATGGGGATTCAGAGTCAGACTGTGATGTGGGTGACGCTATGACATTATCACAGCTCAAGAACCGGTTATCGACAAAGAGAAAGAAGTTTGTTTCCACTGACGAGAAAGCCGTGGAAGATGAATCTGATCTTAATGAGCCGCTTATCAATTTGAAATCAAAGCATTCAAAGGCCTCACGAGCTAAAAGAAGATGCCTGAATCCAAGTGCTGTGTCTTCTGCAACCGTTAAAGTAGCTATCAGATCTGAAGAGAATTTGGTTTCTGAAGCCTCAGAGCAAGCTGATGGTGAATTAGCTCCACTTATTCATGTCAAGGTTGGGGTTCAAGATGCTGAGCAAATAGGAAGCCACAATGGAATGCCTTTGGCTCCATCTACTGGCCATAATGAGGTGGTCAATCCTGCTCAGATGACAGTTCTACCTGAACATGACAGAGAACCACTATCATATGTCCACAGATATGAAGAGTGTCTTACTAATGAGATGTGCTATGATCATTTGGAGGATGTTGAACCTATTTCCATTCTTACCCCTCAGGATGAAGGTAACATCAGATTGGAAACTAAGGAATCTGAATGTAAGGAGCCGCTGGGTTCTGCACTAGAAGAAATTACGAAGCCAAAAGAGAATCCAGATTCATGTATTGTATCTTGTCATTCTAGTAGTTCTTTGATTGTTGAAGATATGCCTGATGAATGTGGTTCTAGCTGCAGGGTTCTTGATATGGCAATTGATGGTTGCAGCACACCTCCTTGGGGATCTAATACGGTCTTATTTGACAGTAAAGCTGAGGCACATATTCTCTTTGAGCTAAGCAACTCTCAGAGTAGCCCTGGCAAGAACTTTGGCTCCAGCCCAGGTTCCATTACCACCTCAAGTACTAGGCATGATCCCATCTCCATGAAAGATACTATTACTGATGTGGAAAAACTTTCAACATCTGCCTCTGATACCACGATGAGGGATGACTTCAATTCTGAAGGTCAATCTGAAGATGAGTCATTGAATCCTCTGGACAAGCAGAAATCAGAATTTCCATTGACTTGTACCGAAAATGAGTGTTCTTTAGATTACAGAACTTGTGATGATGCTGAAACCATTTTAAAACCAGAGCAACACCAACTTCCTCAAAGACTCTCTTCCTCCCGCAAG GCTTTGTCTCCGTCTTCTCAAGAGCGATTGTGTTTGGCGATGAATCCAAATTCTGTTGGAATCGCTAATGATGCAGATCAAAGTA TTGATTATAAATGTGAGGAGAAGCTCTTTGAAAACGAGACTGGAAAGAAGTCTTCATCTCTAAGATCAGAGGTACAGGATGACGAAAAAACTGTGAATCACAGATTGCCTGGACAGGTTAGCCAGCGGAAATTCGTCATATCTCCCAGACGCATCAGCAAGAGATCACAGATAGCCAAAGGCAACCTTGAAGGCCCTCGTTTCTCACGCGCTTTACCTAATCTCAGTACTGGGTGTACCTCTGTTCAAGGATGCTCTGAAAGTGCTGTTGCATTCTCACAGCGACAGATGCAAGACATGGAGTCTGTTGCACTAAAACTGATGAATGAGTTGAAGTCCATGAAGGACATTGTGGAACAAAAATTGCTTTTTGAAGCATACCGCAATGCTTCCTTAAAAAATGATGCAGATGAGGTATGTAACAT ATAA
- the LOC125223763 gene encoding LOW QUALITY PROTEIN: outer envelope pore protein 24A, chloroplastic (The sequence of the model RefSeq protein was modified relative to this genomic sequence to represent the inferred CDS: deleted 1 base in 1 codon; substituted 1 base at 1 genomic stop codon), with protein sequence MKASFKAIYEPDKAAAASTISVNTGDFKLRASLTDATVVNGPASVNDLAIAVEKPGFFIVDYNVPKKDIRFQFMNSVRVAEKPLNLTYIHSKGDGRTILDGALVIDXGNNVSANHVLGTGNTKLKYTYVHEGLTTFEPSYDSGKNAWDFAVTHKVYGDDVFRATYQTSAKNLGLEWSRNSKQNGSFKIIASINLAEERKIPKLCAETTWDFEM encoded by the exons ATGAAGGCGTCGTTCAAGGCTATATACGAGCCCGACAAAGCGGCAGCCGCTTCCACCATTTCCGTCAACACCGGCGACTTCAAGCTCCGCGCCTCCCTCACCGATGCCACCGTCGTCAATGGTCCC GCTTCAGTGAACGACCTAGCTATCGCCGTCGAGAAACCCGGCTTCTTCATCGTAGACTACAATGTGCCCAAAAAA GATATTAGGTTTCAGTTCATGAATAGTGTTAGGGTGGCAGAGAAGCCGTTGAATTTGACTTACATTCACAGCAAAGGCGACGGGCGGACCATTTTGGATGGGGCTTTGGTGATTGATTAAGGCAATAATGTCTCTGCAAATCATGTGCTCGGAACAGGAAATACGAAGCTGAAGTATACTTATGTTCATGAAGGGCTGACAACTTTCGAGCCGAGCTATGATTCGGGGAAGAATGCGTGGGATTTTGCTGTAACGCACAAGGTTTACGGGGATGATGTATTCAGGGCTACTTATCAAACATCTGCTAAGAATTTGGGGTTGGAGTGGAGCCGAAATTCAAAGCAGAACGGGTCGTTCAAG ATCATAGCATCCATCAATTTGGCAGAGGAacgaaaaataccaaaattatGTGCCGAAACTACCTGGGACTTTGAGATGTGA